A portion of the Burkholderia sp. GAS332 genome contains these proteins:
- a CDS encoding NRAMP (natural resistance-associated macrophage protein) metal ion transporters, whose translation MDTLPREPVKQPNRPKLLQVMGPGLITGASDDDPSGIATYSQVGAQFGYGLAWTLLFSYPLMAAIQEISARIGRVTGCGIAGNLQRHYPRWLSTSVVSLLLIANIINLGADLGAMGAALKLLISGPALLYVCGFGLLTVMLEVFTRYARYVSILKWLCLSLFSYVICAFVVKVPWDQVGWAVIWPPLSVKPDYIVAIVAVMGTTISPYLFFWQAEQEVEDELERPGAHPLTHAPWEAPAEFTRIRIDTYLGMALSNTIAFFIVVTTAATLHAHGLNDIQTSAQAAEALRAVAGPLTFVIFAAGIIGTGLLTLPVLAGSGAYAVGELFAWRVGLARLPLQAKAFYGVIAAATAIGVGLNFTSIDPVKALFWSAVLNGVVAVPVMIVMMHLSMRTSIMSRFTLPLVLRVLGWVATGVMAATVIAMIVAWIAP comes from the coding sequence ATGGACACGCTGCCCCGCGAGCCGGTCAAGCAGCCGAATCGCCCGAAATTGCTTCAGGTGATGGGACCCGGCCTCATTACCGGCGCCTCGGACGACGACCCAAGTGGCATCGCCACCTATTCGCAGGTCGGCGCGCAGTTCGGCTATGGCCTCGCGTGGACCTTGCTGTTCAGCTACCCGCTCATGGCCGCGATCCAGGAGATCAGTGCGCGCATCGGGCGCGTCACCGGTTGCGGCATTGCCGGCAATTTGCAGCGGCACTATCCGCGTTGGCTTTCCACCAGCGTCGTCAGTCTGCTGCTGATTGCGAACATCATCAATCTGGGCGCCGATCTCGGCGCGATGGGCGCGGCGCTCAAGCTGTTGATCTCGGGCCCCGCGTTGCTCTATGTCTGCGGTTTCGGCTTGCTCACGGTAATGCTCGAAGTTTTCACGCGTTACGCTCGCTATGTATCGATACTCAAATGGCTGTGCCTGTCGCTCTTCAGCTACGTGATCTGCGCCTTCGTCGTCAAAGTGCCGTGGGACCAGGTGGGCTGGGCGGTGATCTGGCCGCCGCTTTCGGTTAAGCCGGATTACATCGTGGCCATCGTGGCGGTCATGGGTACGACCATCAGCCCTTACCTGTTTTTCTGGCAAGCCGAACAGGAAGTCGAAGACGAACTCGAGCGGCCCGGTGCCCATCCGCTCACTCACGCGCCGTGGGAAGCCCCTGCCGAGTTCACGCGAATCCGCATCGATACCTATCTCGGCATGGCGCTGTCGAATACCATCGCGTTCTTCATCGTCGTGACCACTGCGGCGACCTTGCATGCTCACGGGCTCAACGATATCCAGACCTCGGCCCAGGCGGCGGAAGCGCTGCGAGCGGTCGCGGGACCGCTCACGTTTGTCATATTTGCGGCCGGCATCATCGGCACCGGTTTGTTGACGCTGCCGGTACTGGCCGGCTCGGGTGCCTACGCGGTGGGCGAACTGTTCGCGTGGCGGGTCGGGCTTGCCCGCCTGCCGCTGCAGGCAAAGGCGTTCTATGGCGTGATCGCCGCGGCGACCGCAATCGGCGTCGGTTTGAACTTCACCTCGATCGACCCGGTCAAGGCACTGTTCTGGAGCGCGGTGCTCAACGGGGTGGTCGCCGTGCCGGTCATGATCGTCATGATGCATCTGTCGATGCGTACCAGCATCATGTCGCGCTTCACGTTGCCGTTGGTGCTGCGTGTCCTCGGCTGGGTGGCAACCGGTGTGATGGCGGCGACGGTGATCGCGATGATTGTCGCGTGGATTGCGCCATGA
- a CDS encoding ribokinase, with translation MSKEVKQGRVLVVGSINTDLVARAPHLPRPGETISGQAFSQVAGGKGGNQAVAAARIGARVAMVGRVGKDANGAQRVKDLEVEGIDCAGIEVDPAQPTGVAMVTVSDDGQNTIVVVAGSNGELTPESVARHEAAIKASDVVVCQLETPWDSVHATLALARRLGKTTVLNPAPATGPLPAEWLPLVDYLVPNEVEAAILAGLPVESQSGARRAALELQRGGARNVIVTLGAQGAYLLPEGGEGTHFSAPQVRAVDTTAAGDTFIGVFAAQLAARQPLEGAISLAQRAASISVTRAGAQPSIPTRAEVDSAD, from the coding sequence GTGTCGAAAGAAGTGAAGCAGGGCCGCGTGCTCGTGGTAGGCAGTATCAATACCGACCTGGTCGCCCGCGCACCGCATTTGCCGCGGCCTGGCGAGACGATCAGCGGACAGGCGTTCTCGCAGGTTGCGGGCGGTAAGGGCGGCAACCAGGCGGTGGCGGCCGCGCGGATCGGCGCGCGTGTGGCGATGGTCGGACGCGTGGGGAAGGATGCGAACGGGGCTCAGCGCGTCAAGGATCTGGAAGTGGAGGGGATCGACTGCGCGGGTATCGAGGTCGACCCGGCACAGCCGACCGGCGTTGCGATGGTGACCGTGTCGGACGACGGACAGAACACGATCGTGGTGGTCGCGGGCAGTAACGGCGAACTCACGCCGGAGAGCGTCGCGCGTCACGAAGCGGCGATCAAGGCCAGCGACGTTGTGGTCTGCCAACTGGAAACGCCTTGGGATTCTGTCCACGCGACACTCGCGCTCGCCCGGCGGCTGGGCAAGACCACCGTGCTGAACCCGGCGCCGGCAACCGGTCCGCTCCCCGCGGAATGGCTGCCTCTTGTCGACTATCTCGTGCCGAACGAGGTCGAGGCCGCGATACTCGCCGGCCTGCCGGTCGAATCGCAAAGCGGCGCGAGAAGGGCCGCGCTGGAGTTGCAACGTGGCGGCGCCCGTAACGTGATCGTCACGCTCGGTGCGCAAGGGGCTTATCTGTTGCCGGAAGGGGGCGAAGGCACGCATTTTTCGGCGCCGCAGGTGCGGGCGGTGGATACGACCGCGGCTGGGGACACCTTCATCGGCGTCTTTGCCGCGCAACTTGCCGCCCGGCAACCGTTGGAAGGCGCGATCAGCCTCGCGCAACGCGCGGCTTCGATTTCCGTCACGCGCGCTGGTGCGCAGCCGTCGATCCCGACGCGCGCGGAAGTGGATAGCGCGGACTGA
- a CDS encoding type VI secretion system secreted protein VgrG has translation MTDLPGAIEKYANSLTALTGRQSYFLDVTGPANGRELSVVSFKAIERMGEPYRITIELTHPESLARGDYLNRDATFTIDPADGSEPRVFAGCITRFSRTKTTKDFSSYRIVVEAHIARLGLVRASRIYQQRASPQIMETILRRHGFKGHQFVFNLRRQYPQHAFRFQYQTTDLAYIQILMQKEGIYCYFVQGKHGDVIVFADDVDHYLYTPELKVPYREKAGLEVGIESIFALAMHADTVPQSIMVADYNPDLAWERFRADANVAKKDTTTYGQPYIYGTHHLDQDGAKWEAQLRHEAAIAWQVIYEGESNVLDLRPARILHMDEDLSDAPNGQLVIEVTHTGARDQAYRNSYRAIPADRRFRLKLEEDTWPKITGTLSARVTSPSNYEYAYLTQQGYYTVRFDLDFDEWNLGGESVPLRLAKPFAGRLQTGFHFPALHGDEAVLEFRDGDPNKPYISQFHHHSQAIDLITNQDRWLSRNLIRTQANNKLRMEDWKGYESIKLSTEHSGKSQLNLGYLVDSRKQKRGEGFELRTSSWGALRAGKGLYFSAHDQPKAAGQQLDMQATIAQLERALEIAKALAASVTTAKAVPADTDAQKQVNDELDGLKAPGLLVSAPASIGIVSGRGVQVAAQDNISAVAGGNVDVSAVKRVTVAAGELVSIFAQKLGIKVFAGKGPVEIQAQSDAMSLLADKDVTISSVNGKVEIAAAKELILECGGAFIQLKDGNITLGGPLDLFVKVITIQKQGAQSYNVPLNLNHPGLAGLPTTPLMLNAAASPASPGGIPAGMPYKLFAEGALVKQGVFDSTGQLLVDHHVTTRKYTLELPGGVAHAIPVADEYQGDPTNGQLTNQGFQFHEKNSAQDITPAGDRALHRQQYSDLLDASSDTSSGE, from the coding sequence ATGACGGATCTGCCTGGGGCCATAGAGAAGTACGCGAATAGCCTGACAGCCCTGACCGGGCGGCAATCGTATTTTCTGGACGTGACTGGGCCGGCCAACGGCCGGGAACTGTCGGTGGTGTCGTTCAAGGCGATTGAGCGCATGGGCGAGCCGTACCGGATCACCATCGAGCTTACGCACCCCGAGAGCCTTGCTCGAGGGGACTATCTCAATCGTGACGCCACCTTCACGATCGATCCGGCAGACGGCAGCGAGCCGCGCGTGTTCGCGGGCTGTATCACGCGCTTCAGCAGGACGAAGACGACGAAGGACTTCAGCAGCTACCGGATCGTGGTCGAGGCGCACATAGCGCGGCTGGGATTGGTGCGGGCCAGCCGTATCTACCAGCAACGGGCCTCGCCGCAGATCATGGAAACGATCCTGCGCCGCCACGGATTCAAGGGCCACCAGTTTGTCTTCAACCTGCGCCGCCAGTATCCGCAGCACGCGTTCCGTTTCCAGTACCAGACGACCGATCTGGCGTATATCCAGATCCTGATGCAGAAAGAAGGGATCTATTGCTACTTTGTGCAGGGCAAGCACGGCGACGTGATCGTATTCGCGGACGACGTGGACCACTATCTCTATACGCCGGAACTGAAGGTGCCGTACCGCGAGAAGGCCGGACTGGAGGTCGGGATTGAATCGATCTTCGCGCTGGCGATGCATGCTGATACGGTGCCGCAGTCGATCATGGTGGCCGATTACAACCCCGATCTGGCATGGGAGCGGTTCAGGGCGGACGCGAACGTTGCGAAGAAGGACACAACGACGTATGGGCAGCCGTACATCTACGGCACGCATCACCTTGACCAGGACGGCGCGAAGTGGGAAGCGCAGTTGCGCCATGAGGCGGCGATTGCGTGGCAGGTCATCTACGAAGGTGAGAGCAACGTGCTCGACCTGCGCCCGGCGCGCATCCTGCACATGGACGAGGATCTGTCGGACGCGCCCAACGGCCAGTTGGTTATCGAGGTCACGCATACCGGAGCGCGTGATCAGGCGTACCGCAACAGCTACAGGGCGATCCCGGCAGACCGGCGTTTTCGGCTGAAGCTCGAAGAGGATACGTGGCCAAAGATCACCGGCACGCTGAGCGCGCGGGTAACGTCGCCCAGCAACTACGAGTACGCGTACCTGACGCAGCAGGGCTACTACACGGTGCGCTTCGATCTGGATTTCGATGAATGGAATCTGGGAGGCGAAAGCGTGCCGTTGCGGCTCGCGAAACCCTTCGCGGGACGCCTGCAGACGGGGTTCCACTTCCCGGCGCTGCATGGTGACGAAGCAGTGCTGGAATTCAGGGATGGAGACCCCAACAAGCCGTATATCTCCCAGTTCCATCACCACAGCCAGGCCATAGACCTGATCACGAATCAGGACCGGTGGCTCTCGCGCAACTTGATCCGTACCCAGGCGAACAACAAGCTGCGCATGGAGGACTGGAAGGGCTACGAGAGCATCAAGCTCTCCACCGAGCATTCGGGCAAGAGCCAGTTGAATCTCGGGTATCTGGTCGATTCGAGGAAGCAGAAGCGCGGTGAGGGGTTCGAACTGCGTACGTCCTCCTGGGGCGCACTGCGTGCCGGCAAGGGGCTGTATTTCTCGGCGCACGACCAGCCAAAGGCAGCCGGCCAGCAACTGGACATGCAGGCGACAATCGCGCAGCTCGAGCGTGCATTGGAAATCGCGAAGGCGCTGGCAGCCTCAGTCACGACTGCGAAGGCCGTGCCCGCGGATACGGACGCGCAGAAGCAGGTCAACGACGAACTGGACGGGTTGAAAGCCCCGGGCTTACTGGTAAGCGCGCCGGCGTCAATCGGCATTGTGTCGGGGCGCGGCGTGCAGGTTGCCGCGCAGGACAACATCTCGGCGGTGGCGGGCGGGAATGTCGACGTGAGCGCGGTGAAGCGCGTCACGGTGGCGGCCGGTGAACTCGTGTCGATATTCGCACAGAAGCTGGGCATCAAGGTGTTTGCGGGCAAGGGGCCAGTGGAGATCCAGGCGCAGAGCGATGCCATGTCGCTGCTCGCCGACAAGGACGTGACGATATCAAGCGTCAACGGGAAGGTCGAGATTGCCGCCGCGAAAGAACTGATTCTGGAGTGTGGGGGTGCCTTCATACAACTGAAGGACGGCAACATCACGCTCGGCGGCCCGCTCGATCTGTTCGTCAAGGTGATCACGATCCAGAAACAGGGGGCGCAATCGTACAACGTCCCCTTGAACCTCAATCATCCGGGATTGGCGGGCCTGCCGACGACGCCCCTGATGCTTAATGCGGCGGCGTCGCCGGCATCGCCAGGCGGCATACCGGCAGGCATGCCGTACAAGCTCTTTGCCGAGGGCGCGCTCGTGAAACAGGGGGTGTTCGATTCGACGGGTCAGCTTCTGGTCGATCACCACGTCACTACCCGGAAGTACACGCTGGAACTGCCAGGCGGTGTCGCGCACGCAATCCCGGTGGCCGACGAATACCAGGGTGACCCGACGAATGGCCAACTTACGAATCAGGGCTTCCAGTTTCACGAAAAGAACTCGGCGCAGGACATCACCCCTGCGGGAGATCGCGCGTTGCACCGGCAGCAATACAGCGATCTGCTCGACGCGTCGTCCGATACGTCATCTGGAGAATAA
- a CDS encoding transcriptional regulator, LysR family: protein MEHVDWDDLRILVEIARGGTMRAAAAACDLSAPTLSRRLTELERRLGEPLIDRVPSGCTVTAFGARVLAWAEQMEDLAHQIERAADVTGGAGAHGTVRINAVEWPSYILLKLLGSFQERLPGLAIEVLTSRRPYSLARREADIALWSECPDEGDLYVRRIGRIRFGLFGSRDYYLRHKVAITRKEWDKLSFVGYDDRQPDHPATQWLKTLPGAPAPSLRSSYGMGVFDGVLGGSGLGVLAQLAGDTTSDLVCIEKHIKALDQDVWMVLHPALRDSERIRTVANLIAEIFR from the coding sequence ATGGAACACGTAGACTGGGACGACCTACGGATTCTCGTGGAAATCGCACGCGGCGGGACCATGCGAGCGGCCGCGGCGGCCTGCGATCTGAGCGCGCCGACCCTGTCGCGCCGCCTGACCGAGCTTGAACGGCGGCTAGGCGAACCGCTGATCGACCGGGTGCCCTCAGGCTGCACGGTCACGGCCTTCGGCGCGCGCGTGCTGGCCTGGGCCGAGCAGATGGAAGATCTCGCCCACCAGATCGAGCGCGCCGCGGACGTGACCGGCGGCGCAGGCGCGCACGGCACGGTGCGGATCAACGCCGTCGAATGGCCGTCTTACATTTTGCTTAAGCTGCTCGGTTCGTTCCAGGAGCGGCTGCCCGGCCTCGCCATCGAAGTGCTGACTTCACGGCGGCCGTATAGCCTTGCCCGCCGCGAAGCGGACATCGCGCTGTGGTCCGAATGCCCCGACGAGGGCGACCTGTATGTCCGGCGCATCGGCAGGATCCGCTTTGGGCTGTTTGGTTCGCGCGACTACTATCTGCGCCACAAGGTGGCGATCACGAGGAAGGAGTGGGACAAGCTGTCGTTCGTCGGGTATGACGACCGGCAGCCGGATCATCCAGCCACGCAATGGCTGAAAACCCTGCCCGGCGCCCCAGCGCCTTCGCTTCGAAGCAGCTATGGCATGGGCGTATTCGACGGCGTGCTGGGCGGTTCCGGGCTCGGCGTGCTTGCCCAACTCGCCGGCGACACGACGAGCGATCTGGTCTGCATCGAAAAGCACATCAAGGCGCTCGACCAGGACGTGTGGATGGTGCTGCATCCCGCCCTGCGCGACAGCGAGCGCATCCGGACCGTGGCCAATCTCATCGCCGAGATCTTCCGGTAG
- a CDS encoding chaperone modulatory protein CbpM: protein MNESRTAWLECLIVEEQVEFTLIELSRATGASEAQLASWIDQGVIEPKYPGSTDAPRFDGSSLRRGRTARHLAHDLEINAAGIALALDLLDQIEVLRAQLLGR from the coding sequence ATGAACGAATCGCGCACAGCATGGTTGGAATGTCTGATCGTCGAAGAGCAGGTGGAGTTCACACTGATCGAGTTGAGCCGGGCAACCGGCGCCTCGGAAGCGCAGTTGGCGTCGTGGATCGATCAGGGCGTCATTGAGCCGAAATACCCCGGCAGCACGGATGCACCGCGCTTTGACGGGTCGTCATTGCGCCGTGGCCGAACTGCCCGGCACCTCGCGCACGATCTCGAGATCAACGCTGCGGGCATTGCGCTCGCACTCGATCTGCTCGATCAAATCGAAGTCTTGCGCGCACAGCTGCTTGGACGATAG
- a CDS encoding monosaccharide ABC transporter substrate-binding protein, CUT2 family: MIRHFQPARRRAIVASAAFLAVSILPMPAAFAQAAHKPKVALVMKSLANEFFLTMETGAKNYQKQNPTKFDLVTNGIKDETDTANQIRIVEQMIVSKVDALVIAPADSKALVPVLKKAVDAGIIVVNIDNQLDPEVLKSKDLNIPFVGPDNAKGALKVGDYLAKHLKSGDNVAIIEGVSTTTNAQQRTAGFKQAMATGGMKVVSLQSGEWEIDKGNSVASQILNANPDVKALLCGNDNMAIGAVSAVRAAGKAGKIQVVGYDDIDAIKPMLADGRVLATANQYAAKQAVFGIDTALKALAEHKKQSELSGVVETPVDLVTK, from the coding sequence ATGATTCGTCATTTCCAACCGGCGCGGCGTCGCGCCATCGTAGCCAGCGCAGCCTTCCTCGCAGTGTCGATTCTGCCGATGCCCGCCGCGTTCGCTCAGGCCGCACACAAGCCGAAAGTCGCCTTGGTGATGAAGTCGTTGGCGAACGAGTTTTTCCTGACCATGGAAACCGGCGCGAAAAACTATCAGAAGCAGAATCCCACGAAGTTCGATCTCGTCACGAACGGCATCAAGGACGAAACCGATACGGCTAACCAGATCCGCATCGTCGAGCAGATGATCGTGTCCAAGGTCGACGCACTCGTGATCGCACCGGCCGATTCCAAGGCGCTGGTGCCGGTTCTCAAGAAAGCGGTCGACGCCGGCATTATCGTGGTCAACATCGATAACCAGCTGGATCCGGAGGTGCTCAAGTCGAAAGACCTGAACATCCCGTTCGTCGGCCCGGATAACGCGAAGGGCGCGCTGAAGGTCGGCGACTACCTGGCCAAGCACCTGAAGTCGGGCGACAACGTCGCCATTATTGAAGGCGTCTCGACGACCACCAACGCGCAGCAACGCACGGCCGGCTTCAAGCAGGCCATGGCGACGGGCGGCATGAAGGTCGTCTCGCTGCAATCGGGTGAGTGGGAAATCGACAAGGGCAACTCCGTGGCGAGCCAGATTCTCAATGCCAACCCGGACGTCAAGGCGCTGCTGTGCGGCAATGACAACATGGCAATCGGTGCGGTCTCGGCCGTACGCGCGGCAGGCAAGGCCGGCAAGATACAGGTGGTGGGCTACGACGACATCGATGCCATCAAGCCGATGCTCGCCGACGGCCGCGTTCTCGCCACGGCCAATCAGTACGCCGCCAAACAGGCTGTGTTCGGTATCGACACGGCGCTTAAGGCACTCGCCGAACACAAGAAGCAGTCGGAATTGTCGGGCGTCGTCGAAACGCCTGTCGATCTGGTCACCAAGTAA
- a CDS encoding monosaccharide ABC transporter ATP-binding protein, CUT2 family, whose protein sequence is MSTPILSLTDAPPVLTVHDIGKTYAGPVLADISLDLYAGEVLALTGENGAGKSTLSKIIGGLVTPTTGSMTLGGAAYTPASRKDAEALGVRMVMQELNLLPTLSVAENLFLNRLPQRGMFGWIDRAKLREDAHHAMAQVGLDAIHPDTLVGTLGIGHQQMVEIARNLIGDCRVLILDEPTAMLTAREVDLLFEQVERLKARGVALVYISHRLEELKRIARRAAVLRDGRLVHVDEMANLSADRLVTLMVGRDIGERIDLGERRIGNVALKVTGMTREPAVRDVSFEVKAGEIFGISGLIGAGRTELMRLIYGADRADAGTVSIAQGGGPLESVKVSSPSDAVKNGIALITEDRKGEGLLLTQPIAANISLGHLSAVSSKGVVDARREAALARKQIDAMSIRSSGPSQPVSELSGGNQQKVVIGRWLARDCTVLLFDEPTRGIDVGAKFDIYALMGALAREGRALVVVSSDLRELMSICDRIGVMSAGRMTGMFERGSWTQDALLAAAFAGYTKRDALLHDPIEPDAGVPHAKAPDTPAPDTKSVEY, encoded by the coding sequence ATGTCGACTCCCATCCTATCCTTGACCGATGCCCCGCCCGTGCTGACTGTTCACGACATCGGCAAGACCTACGCCGGGCCTGTGCTCGCCGATATCTCGCTGGACCTTTACGCGGGCGAGGTGCTGGCGCTGACCGGCGAAAACGGCGCGGGCAAGAGCACCTTGTCCAAGATCATCGGCGGTCTCGTCACGCCGACGACCGGTTCGATGACGCTGGGCGGCGCGGCTTACACGCCGGCCAGCCGCAAGGACGCCGAGGCGCTCGGCGTGCGCATGGTCATGCAGGAGTTGAACCTTCTGCCGACCCTCTCAGTGGCGGAGAACCTGTTCCTGAACCGTTTGCCGCAGCGCGGTATGTTCGGCTGGATCGACCGCGCCAAATTGCGTGAGGATGCCCACCATGCCATGGCGCAAGTCGGGCTCGACGCGATCCACCCCGATACGCTGGTGGGCACGCTGGGCATCGGGCATCAACAGATGGTCGAGATCGCGCGCAATCTGATCGGCGATTGCCGCGTGCTGATTCTTGACGAACCCACAGCGATGCTGACCGCCCGCGAGGTGGACCTGCTGTTCGAGCAGGTCGAGCGGCTCAAGGCGCGCGGCGTGGCGCTGGTGTACATCTCGCACCGGCTGGAAGAATTGAAGCGTATCGCGCGGCGCGCAGCCGTGCTGCGCGACGGGCGGCTGGTGCATGTCGACGAGATGGCGAATCTGTCGGCCGACCGCCTGGTCACGCTGATGGTCGGGCGCGATATCGGCGAGCGGATCGATCTCGGCGAGCGGCGCATCGGCAACGTGGCGCTCAAGGTGACCGGGATGACCCGCGAGCCGGCCGTCCGCGATGTGTCCTTCGAGGTGAAGGCAGGGGAGATTTTCGGCATCAGCGGTCTGATCGGCGCGGGCCGTACGGAACTGATGCGGCTCATCTACGGCGCCGATCGCGCGGATGCCGGCACGGTATCGATTGCACAGGGCGGCGGCCCGCTCGAGTCCGTGAAGGTCTCATCGCCATCGGACGCCGTGAAGAACGGCATCGCGCTGATTACGGAGGATCGCAAGGGCGAGGGCCTCCTGTTGACGCAACCCATTGCCGCCAATATCTCGCTCGGCCATTTGAGCGCGGTGTCGAGTAAGGGTGTGGTGGACGCCCGGCGCGAGGCGGCGCTGGCGCGCAAACAGATCGACGCGATGAGCATCCGCAGTTCGGGGCCGTCGCAGCCGGTGTCCGAGCTCTCCGGCGGCAACCAGCAGAAGGTGGTGATTGGCCGCTGGCTCGCGCGCGATTGCACGGTGTTGCTGTTCGACGAGCCCACACGCGGCATCGACGTCGGGGCGAAATTCGATATCTATGCCTTGATGGGCGCGCTCGCACGGGAAGGCCGCGCGTTGGTGGTGGTGTCGAGCGATCTGCGCGAGTTGATGTCGATTTGCGACCGGATCGGGGTGATGTCGGCAGGACGGATGACAGGCATGTTCGAGCGCGGAAGCTGGACCCAGGACGCGCTGCTTGCAGCGGCGTTCGCGGGCTACACGAAACGCGACGCGCTGCTGCACGATCCGATCGAACCTGACGCAGGGGTGCCCCACGCAAAAGCGCCCGACACCCCGGCGCCCGACACAAAATCTGTGGAGTATTGA
- a CDS encoding monosaccharide ABC transporter membrane protein, CUT2 family — translation MTAPTSLPTLKNEPPKDAKPIGTRLGFSNYLGLLGALFGMIVLFSLLSSHFLSYDTFSTIANQIPDLVVMSIGMTFVLIIAGIDLSVGSVLALGAALTSVAALQWHWPALPAALLGMAGAALTGCVTGMITVAWRIPSFIVSLGVLEAARGLAYQLTNSRTAYIGDAFDFLSNPIAFGISPAFLIAIVVMIVAQFVLTRTVFGRYLIGIGTNEEAVRLAGVNPRPYKVAVFALMGLLAGLASLFQISRLEAADPNAGQGIELQVIAAVVIGGTSLMGGRGSVISTFFGVLIISVLAAGLAQIGATEPTKRIITGAVIVVAVVLDTYRSRRRAA, via the coding sequence ATGACCGCACCAACCAGCCTGCCTACGTTGAAGAACGAACCGCCCAAAGACGCGAAGCCGATCGGCACGCGCCTTGGATTCTCGAACTACCTTGGCCTGCTCGGCGCGCTCTTCGGGATGATCGTCCTGTTCTCGCTGCTGAGTTCGCACTTCCTGAGCTACGACACCTTCAGCACGATCGCGAACCAGATTCCCGATCTTGTCGTGATGTCGATCGGCATGACCTTCGTGCTCATCATCGCGGGGATCGATCTGTCGGTCGGTTCCGTGCTGGCGCTCGGCGCGGCGCTCACGAGCGTCGCGGCTTTGCAGTGGCACTGGCCGGCCTTGCCCGCCGCCTTGCTCGGCATGGCGGGGGCGGCCTTGACGGGCTGCGTGACCGGCATGATTACCGTGGCCTGGCGGATTCCGTCGTTTATCGTGTCGCTCGGCGTGCTCGAGGCGGCCCGCGGTCTCGCGTATCAACTGACCAACTCCCGCACGGCCTATATCGGCGATGCGTTCGATTTCCTGTCCAACCCGATTGCGTTCGGCATTTCTCCGGCGTTCCTGATTGCCATCGTTGTCATGATCGTGGCGCAGTTTGTACTGACCCGCACGGTGTTCGGGCGTTATCTGATTGGCATCGGCACCAACGAGGAAGCGGTGCGCCTTGCGGGCGTCAACCCGCGGCCGTACAAGGTGGCGGTCTTCGCGCTGATGGGCCTGCTGGCCGGTCTGGCTTCCCTGTTCCAGATCTCGCGCCTTGAGGCCGCGGACCCGAACGCCGGGCAGGGCATCGAATTGCAGGTGATCGCGGCCGTCGTGATCGGTGGCACGAGCTTGATGGGCGGGCGAGGCTCGGTGATCAGCACGTTCTTTGGCGTACTGATCATCTCGGTGCTGGCCGCGGGTCTCGCCCAGATCGGAGCGACCGAGCCGACCAAGCGCATTATCACGGGGGCGGTGATTGTCGTGGCCGTCGTGCTGGATACGTATAGAAGCCGGCGTCGCGCCGCATGA